One Hypomesus transpacificus isolate Combined female chromosome 6, fHypTra1, whole genome shotgun sequence DNA segment encodes these proteins:
- the naa20 gene encoding N-alpha-acetyltransferase 20: MTTLRAFTCDDLFKFNNINLDPFTETYGIPFYLQYLAHWPEYFIVAEAPGGELMGYIMGKAEGSVAREEWHGHVTALSVAPEFRRLGLAAKLMEMLEEISERKGGFFVDLFVRVSNQVAVNMYKQLGYSVYRTVIEYYSASNGEPDEDAYDMRKALSRDTDKKSIVPLPHPVRPEDIE; this comes from the exons ATGACAACATTGCGGGCTTTCACGTGCGACGATTTGTTTAAATTCAACAATAT AAACTTGGATCCATTCACAGAAACG TATGGGATTCCATTTTACCTACAGTACCTAGCCCACTGGCCAGAGTACTTCATTGTTGCAGAGGCACCTGGTGGGGAATTAATGGGATACA TCATGGGGAAGGCGGAGGGATCCGTGGCCCGAGAAGAGTGGCACGGCCACGTCACGGCTCTGTCTGTGGCCCCGGAGTTCCGGAGACTGGGACTGGCTGCCAAGCTCATGGAAATGTTGGAGGAGATATCGGAAAG GAAGGGCGGGTTCTTTGTCGACCTCTTTGTGAGAGTCTCCAATCAAGTGGCGGTCAACATGTACAAACAGCTAGGCTACAGCGTCTACAGGACCGTAATAGAATACTACTCTGCCAGTAACGGGGAGCCGGATGAAGACGCCTATG ATATGAGGAAGGCTTTGTCGAGGGACACAGACAAGAAGTCTATCGTCCCCTTGCCGCACCCCGTCAGACCCGAGGATATAGAATAA